From a region of the Thermomonas sp. HDW16 genome:
- a CDS encoding membrane-bound PQQ-dependent dehydrogenase, glucose/quinate/shikimate family: protein MRLLSRLFVIVLGLAGVGVAIGGGRLIGLGGSWYYLLAGLAWLLAAVLMWRGRSTGTWIAIATAILTVPWALWEAGFAFWPLFARLMVPIGFAGLAAVFTPALTGGANKRPFYGIATAALVLFVAGFAGTFMEHGAIRPPSGVPGYTLAKGDNTPANWTAYARDTRGLRYSKFNQINRDNIDKLDLAWTFRTGRENVGLDQNTPLQIDDTIYSCTTTNVVIALDADSGKEKWRHDPKVKGVMWQRCRGLGYYKLPEAQQVAGQACNERLVMTTIDARLMTIDAKTGAPCAGFGTNGQVSLAGEMGQIKPGFYFQTSAPLVARDKIVIGGWVADNQEVGEPSGVIRAFNVVTGELEWAWDLGNPAITKYPPPGQTYTRETPNMWTTAAFDDELGLIYAPLGNTTPDYYGANRPKFSDEYNATLVALDVNTGRERWKFQTVHHDINDYDLPAQPALIDVPDLKGGTAKAIMQTTKRGQVFLLDRATGKPIAGVVEKPVPQQGAAPEETPHLSPTQPYSVGMPTIGAETLTEKKMWGVTTFDQLLCRIQFRSYQYFGDFTPIGVDHYTIQQPGNIGGLNWGSVSVDVPNNLVFMNDVRAPSIFTLMPSDKYPAFAKKVHADGTGHGPSPMHGTPYGVATEMWTSPLGVPCVSPPMGTITAIDMNTRKIAWQVPAGTTEQLGPLGIKSHLPMPMGMPTYAGTTATAGGLVFFAGFQDYYLRAYDAATGKQLWKYALPVGSSATPMTYVSPKTGRQYVLISVGGAPYSADTGDYVMAFALKQ from the coding sequence ATGCGATTGCTATCCCGTCTCTTCGTCATCGTCCTGGGTCTTGCCGGAGTCGGCGTTGCGATAGGTGGGGGGCGGCTGATCGGGCTTGGCGGCTCGTGGTACTACCTGTTGGCGGGGCTGGCATGGCTCCTCGCTGCGGTACTGATGTGGCGCGGTCGAAGTACTGGCACTTGGATTGCGATCGCAACAGCCATCCTCACCGTGCCATGGGCCTTGTGGGAAGCCGGTTTCGCCTTCTGGCCGTTATTTGCGCGCCTGATGGTTCCGATCGGCTTTGCCGGCCTGGCCGCAGTGTTCACGCCTGCATTGACCGGGGGCGCGAACAAGCGGCCGTTCTACGGCATCGCCACTGCCGCTCTAGTTCTGTTTGTTGCCGGTTTTGCCGGCACTTTCATGGAGCATGGCGCCATTCGCCCGCCGTCCGGCGTCCCGGGTTATACGCTTGCCAAAGGCGACAACACGCCCGCCAACTGGACCGCCTATGCGCGCGACACCCGGGGGCTGCGCTACTCCAAGTTCAACCAGATCAACCGCGACAACATCGACAAGCTCGACCTGGCCTGGACCTTCCGCACCGGTCGCGAGAATGTCGGCCTGGACCAGAACACGCCGCTGCAAATCGACGACACGATCTATTCCTGCACCACCACCAACGTGGTCATCGCGCTGGACGCCGATAGCGGCAAGGAGAAATGGCGCCACGATCCGAAGGTGAAAGGCGTCATGTGGCAGCGTTGCCGTGGCCTGGGCTATTACAAGCTGCCCGAAGCGCAGCAGGTGGCCGGCCAGGCCTGCAACGAACGCCTGGTCATGACCACCATCGATGCGCGCCTGATGACCATCGACGCCAAGACCGGCGCGCCCTGCGCGGGCTTCGGTACCAACGGGCAGGTTTCGCTGGCCGGGGAGATGGGCCAGATCAAGCCCGGCTTCTACTTCCAGACCTCCGCGCCACTGGTGGCGCGCGACAAGATCGTGATCGGCGGCTGGGTGGCCGACAACCAGGAAGTGGGCGAGCCTTCCGGCGTCATCCGCGCCTTCAACGTGGTCACCGGCGAACTGGAGTGGGCCTGGGACCTGGGCAATCCGGCGATCACCAAATATCCGCCGCCGGGACAGACCTATACCCGCGAAACGCCGAACATGTGGACCACCGCGGCGTTCGACGACGAGCTTGGCCTGATCTATGCGCCGCTTGGCAACACCACGCCTGACTACTACGGCGCCAACCGGCCCAAGTTCTCGGACGAATACAACGCGACGCTGGTCGCGCTGGACGTGAACACGGGCCGCGAGCGCTGGAAGTTCCAGACCGTCCATCACGACATCAACGACTACGACCTGCCCGCGCAACCGGCGCTGATCGACGTGCCGGACCTCAAGGGCGGCACCGCCAAGGCGATCATGCAGACCACCAAGCGCGGCCAGGTGTTCCTGCTCGACCGCGCCACCGGCAAACCCATCGCCGGTGTGGTCGAGAAGCCCGTACCGCAGCAAGGCGCCGCGCCGGAGGAAACCCCGCACCTGTCGCCCACCCAGCCCTATTCGGTGGGAATGCCGACCATCGGTGCGGAAACCCTCACCGAAAAGAAGATGTGGGGCGTGACCACCTTCGACCAGCTGCTGTGCCGCATCCAGTTCCGCAGCTACCAGTACTTCGGCGACTTCACCCCGATCGGCGTCGACCACTACACCATCCAGCAGCCGGGCAACATCGGCGGCCTCAACTGGGGTTCGGTGTCGGTCGACGTGCCGAACAACCTGGTCTTCATGAACGATGTCCGCGCGCCGTCGATCTTCACCTTGATGCCGTCGGACAAATACCCGGCGTTCGCCAAGAAGGTGCATGCGGACGGCACCGGCCATGGCCCGTCGCCGATGCACGGCACGCCCTATGGCGTGGCCACCGAAATGTGGACCTCGCCACTGGGCGTTCCCTGCGTGTCGCCGCCGATGGGCACGATCACCGCCATCGACATGAACACCCGCAAGATCGCCTGGCAGGTGCCGGCCGGCACCACCGAACAGTTGGGGCCGCTGGGCATCAAATCGCACCTGCCGATGCCGATGGGCATGCCGACCTATGCCGGCACCACGGCCACGGCTGGCGGGCTGGTGTTCTTCGCCGGTTTCCAGGACTACTACCTGCGCGCCTACGATGCGGCGACCGGCAAGCAACTGTGGAAGTACGCCCTGCCGGTGGGGTCTTCGGCCACGCCGATGACCTATGTCTCGCCGAAGACCGGCCGGCAGTACGTGCTGATCTCGGTCGGCGGCGCACCGTATTCGGCGGACACCGGCGACTACGTGATGGCGTTCGCGCTGAAACAGTAA
- a CDS encoding GGDEF domain-containing protein yields the protein MRFATEREAAYRNMTFNRQRTLLRVLVMFPAPMLMLFIYLQSLLTGIPFDTWLHTPMLYVLLAVLVSVGLGMQKLTRSAAFAWIGVLLMSLYCLSCALMTLPGPHDTIALMLPLYIASPLVIAPFWARLGPVIVMILLSYLAGTVALVRTDASATLWLAYWMQALVGASVALFSHVIVDRARRGHFLATMQLEQYARIDALTSLLNRRHFIEAGEALVGGMDTRSALSACFVDLDHFKRLNDEGSHRIGDQMLVEAAKRLQSAGGNGRLIGRLGGEEFALLLHGMSILQAQALAEALRAGIAEIQVEGFALTASVGVAEWRPGESLSDLLHRADIALLTAKRTGRNRSVTWSPELLVAIPA from the coding sequence ATGCGTTTTGCGACAGAGCGGGAAGCCGCTTACCGGAACATGACCTTCAACCGGCAGCGCACGCTGCTTCGCGTATTGGTCATGTTCCCAGCGCCGATGTTGATGTTGTTCATCTACCTGCAGAGCCTGTTGACCGGGATCCCGTTCGATACATGGCTGCATACCCCCATGTTGTACGTCTTGCTGGCCGTGCTGGTGTCCGTCGGCCTGGGGATGCAGAAGCTGACGCGTTCGGCGGCGTTCGCATGGATCGGCGTGCTGCTGATGTCTCTGTACTGCCTGTCCTGCGCGCTGATGACGCTGCCAGGCCCGCACGACACGATTGCATTGATGTTGCCGTTGTATATCGCATCGCCGCTGGTGATCGCGCCGTTCTGGGCGCGGCTTGGCCCGGTGATCGTGATGATCCTGCTCTCCTACTTGGCCGGCACGGTTGCCCTGGTGCGCACCGATGCCAGCGCCACGCTCTGGCTGGCCTACTGGATGCAGGCGCTGGTGGGTGCATCGGTGGCGCTGTTTTCCCATGTGATCGTCGACCGGGCACGCCGTGGCCACTTCTTGGCCACGATGCAGCTTGAACAGTACGCGCGGATTGACGCGCTCACCTCGCTGCTGAATCGCCGGCATTTCATCGAGGCCGGCGAGGCGCTGGTCGGTGGCATGGATACGCGCAGCGCGCTTTCCGCCTGCTTCGTGGATCTGGATCATTTCAAGCGGCTGAACGACGAGGGCAGCCATCGGATCGGCGACCAGATGCTGGTGGAAGCCGCCAAGCGGCTGCAATCGGCCGGCGGGAATGGGCGGCTGATCGGCCGGTTGGGTGGCGAGGAATTCGCGCTGCTACTGCATGGCATGTCGATCCTGCAGGCGCAGGCGCTGGCGGAAGCGCTGCGGGCCGGGATCGCCGAAATCCAGGTCGAGGGATTTGCCCTGACTGCCAGCGTGGGGGTCGCGGAATGGCGCCCGGGCGAGTCCCTGTCGGATCTCCTGCATCGCGCCGACATCGCGCTGCTGACCGCCAAGCGTACTGGCCGCAACCGCAGTGTCACCTGGTCGCCCGAACTGCTGGTCGCGATCCCGGCCTGA
- a CDS encoding N-acetyltransferase → MTAAIRRATPDDAAALSVLGTQTFVETFAHLYTPADLQAFLDESHSQAAYAKVLADPDYALWIAERDGQAIGYAQAGRCGLPHADVKQEDGELKRLYLLQSAQNGGVGNALFQQALAWLERDGRRTLWISVWSENFGAQRFYERHGFGFVAEYEFIVGEQRDREFMYRRG, encoded by the coding sequence ATGACCGCCGCGATCCGCCGCGCCACGCCCGATGACGCAGCCGCGTTGTCGGTGCTGGGCACGCAGACCTTCGTGGAAACCTTCGCGCATCTGTACACGCCGGCGGATCTGCAGGCCTTCCTCGACGAAAGCCATTCGCAGGCCGCCTATGCCAAGGTGCTGGCCGATCCGGACTACGCGCTGTGGATCGCCGAGCGCGATGGCCAGGCCATCGGCTACGCGCAGGCCGGCCGCTGCGGCTTGCCGCATGCGGACGTAAAACAGGAAGACGGCGAGCTCAAGCGCTTGTACCTGCTGCAGTCCGCGCAGAACGGTGGAGTCGGCAATGCGCTGTTCCAGCAGGCGCTGGCCTGGCTGGAGCGCGACGGCCGGCGCACGTTATGGATCAGCGTGTGGTCGGAGAACTTCGGCGCGCAGCGCTTCTACGAGCGCCACGGGTTCGGCTTCGTGGCCGAGTACGAGTTCATCGTCGGCGAGCAGCGCGATCGCGAATTCATGTATCGCCGCGGCTAA
- the aspS gene encoding aspartate--tRNA ligase codes for MRTHFCGLIDEALIGQTVTLCGWVNTNRVQSHTVFTDLRDHEGVAQIVVDSDMGALFQTAKDLALESCLQVTGTVRARQAVNDKIRTGKVEVLAEKIEVLNRAEPLPYHQHENAGEETRLTYRYLDLRSPDMQRKMRTRTKLVSALRHWLDARNFQDIETPILTKATPEGARDFLVPARMHPGEFYALPQSPQLFKQILMMAGFDRYYQIARCFRDEALRADRQLEFTQLDMEFAWVEERDVQDTVEAMIRDVFREVAGVELAAEFPRMTYAEAMRRYGSDKPDLRIELELVDVADVLKDSQFAVFAAAANDPDGRVAALRIPGGAALSRKQIDEYAAHAAKYGAKGLAYVKLDENGAVNSPIAKFFDDEAFKALLELAGVHKGDIAFFGAGNYKTVSDFMGALRLKAGKDFNLIADGWAPLWITDFPMFEWDADENRFVALHHPFTAPAVDSIDDLRANAKTAVSRGYDMVLNGNEIGGGSIRIHNSQMQSAVFELLGIGAEEAEAKFGFLLDALKYGAPPHGGIAFGIDRIAALMAGTESIRDVIAFPKTTGAQCLMTGAPSPIPDAQLAEVHIQVRPEA; via the coding sequence ATGCGTACCCATTTCTGCGGCCTGATCGACGAGGCGTTGATCGGCCAGACCGTCACCCTGTGTGGTTGGGTCAACACCAACCGTGTCCAAAGCCATACCGTGTTCACCGATCTGCGCGACCACGAAGGCGTGGCGCAGATCGTGGTGGATTCGGACATGGGCGCGCTGTTCCAGACCGCCAAGGACCTGGCGCTGGAAAGCTGCCTGCAGGTCACCGGTACGGTGCGCGCGCGGCAGGCGGTCAACGACAAGATCCGCACCGGCAAGGTGGAAGTGCTGGCGGAAAAAATCGAGGTGCTCAACCGCGCCGAGCCGCTGCCGTACCACCAGCACGAGAACGCGGGCGAAGAAACCCGCCTGACCTACCGCTACCTGGACCTGCGCAGCCCCGACATGCAGCGCAAGATGCGCACCCGCACCAAGCTGGTCAGCGCACTGCGTCACTGGCTGGACGCGCGCAATTTCCAGGACATCGAAACGCCGATCCTGACCAAGGCCACGCCCGAGGGCGCGCGCGACTTCCTGGTGCCGGCGCGCATGCATCCGGGCGAGTTCTACGCATTGCCGCAGAGCCCGCAGCTGTTCAAGCAGATCCTGATGATGGCCGGCTTCGATCGCTACTACCAGATCGCGCGCTGCTTCCGCGACGAGGCCCTGCGCGCCGACCGCCAGCTGGAATTTACCCAGCTCGACATGGAGTTCGCCTGGGTCGAGGAACGCGATGTACAGGACACGGTGGAGGCGATGATCCGCGACGTGTTCCGCGAGGTCGCCGGCGTGGAGCTTGCAGCCGAATTCCCGCGCATGACCTATGCCGAGGCGATGCGTCGCTACGGTTCGGACAAGCCGGATCTGCGCATCGAGCTGGAATTGGTGGATGTCGCCGATGTGCTGAAGGACAGCCAGTTCGCGGTGTTCGCTGCGGCGGCGAATGATCCCGATGGGCGCGTGGCCGCGCTGCGCATCCCCGGCGGTGCCGCACTCAGCCGCAAGCAGATCGACGAGTACGCGGCGCACGCCGCCAAATATGGCGCCAAGGGCCTGGCCTACGTGAAGCTGGACGAGAACGGCGCGGTCAATTCGCCGATCGCCAAGTTCTTCGACGACGAAGCCTTCAAGGCGCTGCTGGAACTGGCCGGTGTGCACAAGGGCGACATCGCCTTCTTCGGTGCTGGCAATTACAAGACGGTCAGCGACTTCATGGGCGCGCTGCGCCTGAAGGCTGGCAAGGACTTCAACTTGATCGCGGATGGCTGGGCGCCGCTGTGGATCACCGATTTCCCGATGTTCGAGTGGGATGCCGACGAAAACCGTTTCGTCGCGTTGCACCACCCGTTCACCGCGCCGGCGGTGGATTCCATCGACGACCTGCGCGCGAACGCGAAGACCGCGGTTAGCCGCGGCTACGACATGGTGCTCAACGGAAATGAAATTGGCGGCGGTTCGATCCGCATCCACAATTCGCAGATGCAGAGCGCGGTGTTCGAGCTGCTCGGCATCGGCGCGGAAGAGGCCGAAGCCAAGTTCGGCTTCCTGCTCGACGCGCTGAAGTACGGCGCGCCGCCGCATGGCGGCATCGCGTTCGGCATCGACCGCATCGCCGCATTGATGGCCGGCACCGAATCGATCCGCGACGTGATCGCCTTCCCCAAGACCACCGGCGCGCAGTGCCTGATGACGGGTGCACCCAGCCCGATTCCGGATGCGCAACTGGCCGAAGTGCATATCCAGGTGCGACCCGAGGCATGA
- a CDS encoding metallophosphoesterase, whose protein sequence is MTAVRPRNHRPSRWYAGLAACLLALAAHASDPAPAPQDDGPYVFDAGKQLDAVWICGGQVQRTSVARTATLPPRCGYPHAIDVPASLPPAVSKAAATPRIVAVSDIHGQYDLLLRLLRANKVIDADDNWALGRDQLVIAGDVFDRGAAVNETLWLLLRLQQQAQQAGGAVHFLLGNHETMALGGDLRYVNPKYLQSARLLKRSYPGLYARDTLLGQWLRTRPVLLQVGDTLFLHGGVSPAELELALHIEQTNAAYRASLGRSKAEVHADPATAPLYDGKQSPIWYRGYFDGQLGPDEVRALTQRLGLARIVVGHTTMNHISSLHGGRVIAIDSGIKRGESGELLFIENERLSRGLLDGSRVPLREFPGAPPRED, encoded by the coding sequence ATGACGGCCGTCCGCCCCCGCAACCACAGGCCATCGCGCTGGTACGCGGGGCTCGCCGCTTGTTTGCTCGCACTTGCCGCCCATGCCTCCGATCCGGCACCCGCGCCGCAGGACGATGGCCCCTATGTGTTCGATGCCGGCAAGCAGCTGGACGCGGTGTGGATCTGCGGCGGACAAGTGCAGCGCACATCCGTCGCACGCACGGCCACGTTGCCGCCGCGTTGCGGCTATCCGCATGCCATCGATGTCCCCGCCTCACTGCCGCCTGCGGTCTCCAAGGCCGCCGCCACGCCCCGCATCGTCGCCGTCTCCGATATCCACGGCCAGTACGACCTGCTGCTGCGCCTGCTGCGCGCGAACAAGGTCATCGATGCCGACGACAACTGGGCGCTGGGCCGCGACCAGCTGGTAATCGCCGGCGATGTCTTCGACCGTGGCGCCGCGGTCAACGAAACACTGTGGCTGCTGCTGCGTCTGCAACAACAGGCGCAACAGGCTGGCGGCGCGGTGCATTTCCTGCTCGGCAACCACGAAACCATGGCGCTCGGCGGCGACCTGCGCTACGTGAACCCGAAGTACCTGCAATCCGCGCGCCTGTTGAAACGCTCCTATCCCGGCCTGTACGCCCGCGACACCCTGCTGGGCCAATGGCTGCGCACACGTCCGGTGCTGCTGCAGGTCGGCGATACCCTGTTCCTGCACGGCGGCGTGTCGCCCGCCGAGCTGGAACTGGCGCTGCACATCGAGCAGACCAATGCCGCCTATCGCGCCTCGCTGGGCAGGTCGAAAGCCGAGGTGCACGCCGATCCCGCCACCGCGCCCTTGTACGACGGCAAGCAGAGTCCGATCTGGTATCGCGGCTATTTCGACGGCCAGCTGGGGCCGGACGAAGTACGCGCGTTGACGCAGCGCCTGGGCTTGGCGCGCATCGTGGTGGGACATACCACCATGAACCACATCAGCAGCCTGCATGGCGGCCGCGTCATCGCCATCGACAGTGGCATCAAGCGCGGCGAATCCGGCGAATTGCTGTTCATCGAAAACGAAAGACTGAGCCGTGGCCTGCTGGATGGCAGTCGCGTGCCATTGCGCGAATTCCCGGGTGCGCCGCCCAGAGAAGACTAG